In the Candidatus Poribacteria bacterium genome, GTGTTGTTTGCTATTATTGAGTCGGTAGAGCACTGAAAGGATAGTAAAAAATGGTTCGCCAATGTGAATTAAACGAATTTTGAAGTCGTATCTTCATTTGGAAGTTGAAACGGTTGTTCTGTATCGTTGTTTTGAAGTAAGCGAGCGACATCATATCCTCTCCGGAGCAATTCGATTAAAAGCACGTCATCCGAGGCTTCATTGACCGAACTTAACGTTTGCACACTTCTGTTAGATTCGGAATGAATTGACATCGCTTCCGACGCATCCCGAACGCTCGCATAGTTTACCCCTAAGTATCGCTGGGTTGTTACCACGCTCTTATGCCCTAACATTTCTTGGACGGCATAAATATCGTTCGTGTGTTCATAGAGACGTTGCGCGTAAGACTTTCGCAGGGAATGTGTCCCGAGTTTTCCGTTGAGTCCTGCTGCCTCAAACACATTTTTTAGTACATCATGCGCTGCTATTCGCGTCATTGCTTTCAAGCCTTGTCCCTTCCGGGACGGAAACAATGGACGGGTCGGATCAACATTTCCATAGAGTTCAAGATGCCAAGCGATGAGGCTTTCAATCGCCTGCCTGCCGTCTGTGTTCACAGGTACTGCTCTCGATACCTCGCCGCCCTTTACAATGTTTCGATCAAACAGCAAATCAGAGACCGGTTTGTCGTTCTGCCATACATCATTCACTTTCAGAGCAATCAGTTCGCTAATCCGTCCACCGACGGAAACACCGAGCATAAACAGGTTTCTGTTCCGAATGGCAAATGTCCCGTCAAAAGCCACTGATACCTTACGGATTTCGGCGTTGTCTAAAGGTCTTGTGCCTTTCATAATAAAAAACTCCTTGTTTCTATGCGTACATAATATTTAAAACGGAATCATATCCTGTTGGTTTCTAAGTTATGTTCTGTAAAAGCAATCTATGCTATCTCGGCGTAGTGCAAAGTTCATACACTAATTGCTCCAGAACCCCCGTTTTACTGAGGTCGCTTGTTTTCAATTGGGTATCCACGATGAGGGTCTTCTCAATCGCATCGACTAATTCCTCAGCAGTGAAAGCGTGAAGGGTCTGAAAGACTTTGTAGGCGACATAAGGGTTCTGCTTAAGAATGTTGTGCGTGGCTGTCTTCGGTAAAAAACCCTCTATTTCTTCAACAAGGGGTTGAAAAATATTCTTCGTAAACTCTGAGAACTGCATTCGACTACGGAAGGGGCGAAGTCCCTTCTGGTCTGCGATGAGTTTGGCTTGGAGGGCAAATCGGAATTGGCGTGTGATCGTCGAATTAACCAAGATAGGTTCCTGACCACTTGCTAACACCTCGTAGAGACTCTTTAGTGCCTGCCCGGCTGAACGTCTGCCAATGGCATCGGTGAGGTCAAAGATGCTGTCAAATGTGTGCTGCGTCACAATATTCTGGATATCGTTCGCGTCAATTTGACGCTTGTCACCCACGAAATCGACAATCTTATTGATCGCTTCGGCAATTGTGTGCATATCACCACCGGTGCGAGTCCTGAGTTGCGTGAAAGCACGGGGGGTGATCTGTTTATTGAATTCACTGAACTTTTCCGAGACTTTTTTATACAACGGGTCTCGATTTACCGATGGGCCGGCTTCCACCGGATCAAAGGATCTATAGCGTCCCACACCCTCAATCGCTTTAACGAGACGGTTGCGTTCGTTTACCGATCCGCGCACGATAAAAATCAGAACGCTGTTTTTCGGGAGATCCGCTTGGAGCCATTCAAGAAGCAAGTCAATCTCATCACTGGCACCGGTTTCAGTGCCATACGTATCCAGCTGTTGGGCGATTTCCGGCAAACGTTGTAAGAAACCGCGCTCTTCATCGGTTAATTTTGGACCTAACTCATCAATAAGTGCTTCAAACGCATTTGCGAAGTCGAAATGCTGTTCAGCGATTTGTTGCGGACTCACCTCTAATAGTTTTGCCATTGTAGAGATAGATTTTTGTGGGTCTGTAGTTTCAATTTTAAACGCATTTCGGAGAAGCGTTACCGGCGTTGTCCGTTGTTGGGTTTTGAAAAAGGGCGCGTCGCGAACAACAACCACTCGCCATTTTGACATGACCGGATAGAGATCAACTTGGCTGAGAATTTCTCGAATTGTTATATCGGTGCCGTCGAGAAATGTAAGGTTAAAATCGCGTGTCTCAGGTGAAAGTAAGTGATCGAGCATCTGTTTGAGGGTTCCCTCAATGAGGAAACTTTCCTCGCCACAGAGAAGATATACCGGTAGGACTTTGTCCGCTTGGATCTCGCGAAGGATGTTCGGTGCGGGCTTTGCAGGTTTCTGTCTCATGAGAATCTTTTAGCTTCGGGTCCACCGCTTTGGGATGAACGCTATGCTCCTTATATTTATAATAGGCTTGATTTCTACACATACGGAGGTTTGTAGTATATGCATTGTATATAAAGATAATGCAACTCCCCGTGCTGATGGAGGTCTTTATCACTTGTGAATCGTATAAGGCTACAATACTAAGGAAAATACAACGCCGACCTATGCTATGGGACCTTCTAAGGAAGACTGATGTTTGTGAAGTACAAGCCACTATGCCTTTAGGTTTGGCAATAGGTGGTATTTATGGTTAGGGCAAACTGCCGCCAGAAGGGATTGCTCACGTTGCGGGGTCGCTGGCAGTTTCCTTCT is a window encoding:
- the holA gene encoding DNA polymerase III subunit delta; amino-acid sequence: MRQKPAKPAPNILREIQADKVLPVYLLCGEESFLIEGTLKQMLDHLLSPETRDFNLTFLDGTDITIREILSQVDLYPVMSKWRVVVVRDAPFFKTQQRTTPVTLLRNAFKIETTDPQKSISTMAKLLEVSPQQIAEQHFDFANAFEALIDELGPKLTDEERGFLQRLPEIAQQLDTYGTETGASDEIDLLLEWLQADLPKNSVLIFIVRGSVNERNRLVKAIEGVGRYRSFDPVEAGPSVNRDPLYKKVSEKFSEFNKQITPRAFTQLRTRTGGDMHTIAEAINKIVDFVGDKRQIDANDIQNIVTQHTFDSIFDLTDAIGRRSAGQALKSLYEVLASGQEPILVNSTITRQFRFALQAKLIADQKGLRPFRSRMQFSEFTKNIFQPLVEEIEGFLPKTATHNILKQNPYVAYKVFQTLHAFTAEELVDAIEKTLIVDTQLKTSDLSKTGVLEQLVYELCTTPR
- a CDS encoding tyrosine-type recombinase/integrase, whose protein sequence is MKGTRPLDNAEIRKVSVAFDGTFAIRNRNLFMLGVSVGGRISELIALKVNDVWQNDKPVSDLLFDRNIVKGGEVSRAVPVNTDGRQAIESLIAWHLELYGNVDPTRPLFPSRKGQGLKAMTRIAAHDVLKNVFEAAGLNGKLGTHSLRKSYAQRLYEHTNDIYAVQEMLGHKSVVTTQRYLGVNYASVRDASEAMSIHSESNRSVQTLSSVNEASDDVLLIELLRRGYDVARLLQNNDTEQPFQLPNEDTTSKFV